GACGGTCGCGCACCACCTGGCGTTGCTGCGGGACGCGGGCCTGGTGCGGCTGCGGCGGGATGGTCGGCAACACGTTCTACGCGCTGGACCAAGAGCGCGTCGCGGTCCTACTGCGGCCAGGTGCTGACGTCATTCGCGCCGCAGACGGCCGCCGCGGCGACCGTGGACGCGTGCTGCGAGGACCGCGGCCCGTGTCGACGTCGGCGCCGATCGTCGCCGCGGGCGGCTGAGCGCGGATGTGACCGCAACCCTTTTTCAGCCAACTCATCGATGACGGTCGATCGGTCGGTCGTGGCGAAGATTCGCCATGGCCCCCCCAAGCGAAGCCGGATCGCGAGCGCGACCGGCCACGAGTCCGAGGAGGATCGCATGAACGACGACGGGTTCGCAGAGCGAGGATCGGACGACGGTTGGGGTGTTGCGAGAGAGGGTCAAAGGTACTGCGGCGGCGGGTGTTGCGGCGGCGGCGGCTGTGGCTGCTGCTGCAGCGACGGTGCGGCTGCGGCGACGGGCGTCACCACGAAGGGCTAGCACCGCGCGGGCCGGGGTGGTCGGTCGGCGGGGGCGGCTAATTGCGCTCGTCGATCAAATGTTCTATTCTTCGATGCGTATAATCCCGCTCGGCCGAAAGTCGGCCGGTCATCGCCCACGCCCGGAGACCGCCACTGACGATCGCCCAGCCCTTGCTCGACCTCGATGGCATGCGTGGTGAGGCGACCAAGCCGGCTTCCGATGGCGATCCCGCGGCCGTCGGCCTGCCCGTCGACATCGCCGACGGCGCCGCACCGCCGCCGCCCGCCAACCCGCGCCGCGCCGCGCCGTCTGCGGAGCCGAACCGACGGGGCCGACTTTACGGCATCAATCAACCATCACCGGCCTTAGCTTCCCCGAAGACCAGCCAAAAGCGGCCCGGGATGTACATCGCTTCCGGAGCAACCTCGGGCACTTGTTGGTCGAGATCGTCGACAACAGCATCAACGGGCGATGGGCGGGCACTGCTCGCGGATCGACGTCACGCTGAACGCGGACAGCAGCGCCACGGTCGTGGACGACGGGCGCGAAAAGCGTGCCGACGGCGATCCATCCGGACCAGCGGGCTGTCGGCGTTGGAGATGGCGTTCCCCGAAGCTCCACACGGGCGGCAAGTTCAAGCCAGGACAGCTACAGCGTCCGGCGGGCTGCACGGCGTCGGGATCAAGGCGACGAACGCGCTGTCGGCGTGGCTCGTCGTCGAGGTCCGGCAGGACGGCGTCAGGGGAATCTATCGGCGGCGCTTACGAGCATGGGTACGTCAAGTCGACGGTCGAGATCCTCGATCCGAGGGCCGCAAGGCCGTCGGCGTCGTGGGGTCGGCCGACGCGGCGACGGCGGCGAAGAAGATGGCCGATCGCAAGCTCGGCACCGGGACGACGATCACGTTCCTTCAGCTGAGTTCCTCGAGGTCACGGGCTTCGACTTCGCGCGATCGCCCACCGGCTGCGCATCGCCGCCTACCTCATCCCCGGCCTCACGGCGCCTCACCCTCACCGACCTGCGCGGACCGGAGACGCCGGCGCGAAATTACCACGAGGGCGGGCTGCCGGGCTCATCGGCCA
Above is a window of Candidatus Avedoeria danica DNA encoding:
- a CDS encoding helix-turn-helix transcriptional regulator, producing MLLRALGRRSSTHWAATWPQPTVAHHLALLRDAGLVRLRRDGRQHVLRAGPRARRGPTAARC